A single Cellulomonas sp. SLBN-39 DNA region contains:
- a CDS encoding DUF3566 domain-containing protein, with amino-acid sequence MSETPPSIPPRKRPTPPAGGSGARPGGSTGTETVKDAERPAASEKSDDGAWSSGSSTPPTYTARTSTTGRSTGGSSGGTSTTTSTPTGSSGEDRRVIGTVEDPLPAGSAGTGGPAPRADEPSPLVTAVDGTTEWLKKAASSTGASLSRAYASVTRPRTEDAQMTATSASPTSTQERAAAPRPTTGATSSVRPATGRTPAVGAPRRVRLAISRVDPWSVMKLAFLLSVAIGIMIVVAAAVVWFTLDGLRVFADIDGLIRQIAGTETPIDINEYVSFRKTISAATLVAVIDVFLLTALATIGAFLYNIVASLVGGVHVTMTDE; translated from the coding sequence ATGAGCGAGACCCCCCCTTCGATCCCCCCGCGCAAGCGGCCGACCCCGCCTGCGGGTGGGTCCGGGGCGCGTCCCGGAGGCTCGACGGGCACCGAGACCGTGAAGGACGCCGAGCGTCCCGCGGCCTCGGAGAAGTCCGACGACGGGGCGTGGTCGTCGGGCTCCTCGACGCCTCCGACGTACACGGCGCGGACGTCGACGACGGGACGCAGCACCGGCGGCTCGTCGGGCGGCACCTCGACGACGACGTCCACCCCCACGGGGTCGTCGGGCGAGGACCGTCGCGTCATCGGCACGGTCGAGGACCCGCTCCCCGCCGGCTCTGCGGGCACGGGCGGCCCCGCTCCGCGAGCCGACGAGCCCTCTCCGCTGGTCACCGCCGTCGACGGGACGACGGAGTGGCTGAAGAAGGCGGCGAGTTCCACCGGTGCGAGCCTCAGCCGGGCGTACGCTTCGGTGACACGCCCCCGGACCGAGGACGCCCAGATGACTGCCACGTCGGCCTCCCCGACGTCGACGCAGGAGCGCGCCGCCGCCCCGCGTCCGACCACCGGTGCCACCTCGTCGGTCCGTCCCGCCACCGGTCGCACGCCGGCCGTCGGCGCCCCGCGACGCGTGCGGCTCGCGATCTCGCGCGTCGACCCGTGGTCGGTCATGAAGCTCGCGTTCCTGCTCTCCGTCGCGATCGGCATCATGATCGTCGTCGCGGCGGCCGTCGTGTGGTTCACGCTCGACGGTCTGCGGGTGTTCGCCGACATCGACGGCCTCATCCGCCAGATCGCCGGCACCGAGACGCCGATCGACATCAACGAGTACGTCTCGTTCCGCAAGACGATCTCGGCGGCGACGCTCGTCGCGGTCATCGACGTGTTCCTGCTGACCGCGCTGGCCACCATCGGCGCGTT
- the gyrA gene encoding DNA gyrase subunit A — protein sequence MTETPGEIEHGRIDQIDLQLEMQRSYLDYAMAVIVGRALPDVRDGLKPVHRRVLYAMYDGGYRPDRQFSKCSRVVGDVMGKYHPHGDTAIYDALVRLVQDWSMRYPLVWGQGNFGSPGDDPAAAPRYTECKMAPLAMEMVRDIDEDSVDFQDNYDGHTQEPVVLPSRFPNLLVNGSAGIAVGMATNIPPHNLREVAAGVQWHLDHPEASREELLEALLERIKGPDFPTAATILGRRGIEDAYRTGRGSITMRAVVEVEEIQNRQCLVVTELPYQVNPDSLAKKIADLVRDAKVQGIADIRDETSGRTGQRLVIVLKRDAVAKVVLNNLYKHTQLQDTFGANMLALVDGVPRTLSIDAFVRHWTAHQIEVIQRRTRFRLRRAEEEIHIYRGYLKALDALDEVIALIRRSPDAETARNGLMDLLEIDEQQAQAILNLQLRRLAALQRQEIMQRHAELEARIVALNAILESPERQRQIVSEELATVVDKFGDERRTHILPFDGEVNVEDLIAEEEVVVTITRGGYAKRTRVDAYRAQRRGGKGVRGAQLREDDIVDHFFVTTTHHWLLFFTNLGRVYRAKGYELPEGGRDAKGQHVANLLAFQPGEQIAQVLDLRDYEQAEHLVLATRRGLVKKTRLSEYDSNRSGGVIAINLREDEEGRPDELVSARLVDSDQDVMLVSRQGQSLRFTASDDSLRPMGRATSGVTGMKFRGDDDLLAMDVVREDAYLFTVTEGGIAKRTALTVENYRQQGRGGLGIKVANLPEANGDLVGALVTDLDDEVLVIMERGKIVRSATAEVKATGRTTQGVIFAKPDNGDRIIAVARNSERHLGDDAGTVGENGQNTDGADVPDTSTTPTGAVTDDTGHRTAEDA from the coding sequence GTGACCGAGACACCCGGCGAGATCGAGCACGGCCGCATCGACCAGATCGACCTGCAGCTGGAGATGCAGCGGTCGTACCTGGACTACGCGATGGCCGTGATCGTGGGCCGCGCCCTGCCCGACGTGCGTGACGGCCTCAAGCCCGTCCACCGGCGCGTGCTGTACGCCATGTACGACGGCGGCTACCGGCCCGACCGTCAGTTCTCCAAGTGCTCGCGCGTCGTCGGCGACGTCATGGGCAAGTACCACCCGCACGGCGACACGGCGATCTACGACGCCCTGGTCCGCCTCGTGCAGGACTGGTCGATGCGCTACCCGCTGGTGTGGGGCCAGGGCAACTTCGGCTCCCCCGGCGACGACCCGGCGGCCGCCCCGCGGTACACCGAGTGCAAGATGGCGCCGCTGGCCATGGAGATGGTCCGCGACATCGACGAGGACTCCGTCGACTTCCAGGACAACTACGACGGGCACACCCAGGAGCCCGTCGTCCTGCCCTCGCGGTTCCCGAACCTGCTGGTCAACGGCTCTGCCGGCATCGCGGTCGGCATGGCGACCAACATCCCGCCGCACAACCTGCGCGAGGTCGCCGCGGGCGTGCAGTGGCACCTGGACCACCCCGAGGCGTCCCGCGAGGAGCTGCTCGAGGCGCTCCTGGAGCGGATCAAGGGCCCCGACTTCCCCACGGCGGCGACGATCCTGGGCCGGCGCGGCATCGAGGACGCGTACCGCACGGGCCGCGGCTCGATCACGATGCGTGCCGTGGTCGAGGTCGAGGAGATCCAGAACCGCCAGTGCCTGGTCGTCACCGAGCTGCCGTACCAGGTGAACCCGGACTCGCTGGCGAAGAAGATCGCCGACCTGGTCCGCGACGCCAAGGTGCAGGGCATCGCCGACATCCGCGACGAGACGTCGGGCCGCACGGGCCAGCGCCTGGTCATCGTGCTCAAGCGCGACGCGGTCGCCAAGGTCGTGCTCAACAACCTGTACAAGCACACGCAGCTGCAGGACACGTTCGGCGCGAACATGCTCGCCCTGGTCGACGGCGTGCCGCGCACGCTGAGCATCGACGCGTTCGTGCGGCACTGGACGGCGCACCAGATCGAGGTCATCCAGCGTCGGACGCGGTTCCGCCTGCGTCGCGCCGAGGAAGAGATCCACATCTACCGCGGCTACCTCAAGGCGCTGGACGCGCTGGACGAGGTCATCGCCCTCATCCGCCGCTCCCCCGACGCGGAGACGGCGCGCAACGGGCTGATGGACCTGCTGGAGATCGACGAGCAGCAGGCCCAGGCGATCCTCAACCTGCAGCTGCGCCGCCTGGCCGCGCTGCAGCGGCAGGAGATCATGCAGCGGCACGCCGAGCTCGAGGCCCGGATCGTCGCGCTCAACGCGATCCTCGAGTCGCCGGAGCGCCAGCGCCAGATCGTCAGCGAGGAGCTCGCGACGGTCGTCGACAAGTTCGGCGACGAGCGCCGCACGCACATCCTGCCGTTCGACGGCGAGGTGAACGTCGAGGACCTCATCGCCGAGGAGGAGGTCGTCGTCACGATCACGCGCGGCGGTTACGCCAAGCGCACGCGGGTCGACGCCTACCGGGCCCAGCGCCGCGGCGGCAAGGGGGTGCGCGGCGCCCAGCTGCGCGAGGACGACATCGTCGACCACTTCTTCGTCACCACCACGCACCACTGGCTGCTGTTCTTCACCAACCTCGGGCGCGTGTACCGGGCCAAGGGCTACGAGCTGCCGGAGGGCGGCCGCGACGCCAAGGGCCAGCACGTGGCGAACCTGCTGGCGTTCCAGCCGGGCGAGCAGATCGCCCAGGTGCTGGACCTGCGCGACTACGAGCAGGCCGAGCACCTCGTGCTCGCGACCCGCCGCGGGCTGGTGAAGAAGACGCGTCTGAGCGAGTACGACTCCAACCGGTCGGGGGGCGTCATCGCGATCAACCTGCGCGAGGACGAGGAGGGTCGGCCCGACGAGCTCGTCTCGGCCCGTCTCGTGGACTCCGACCAGGACGTCATGCTGGTCTCGCGCCAGGGGCAGTCGCTGCGCTTCACCGCCTCGGACGACTCCCTGCGCCCGATGGGCCGTGCCACCAGCGGCGTCACCGGCATGAAGTTCCGTGGCGACGACGACCTGCTGGCCATGGACGTCGTGCGCGAGGACGCATACCTGTTCACGGTCACCGAGGGCGGCATCGCCAAGCGCACCGCGCTGACGGTGGAGAACTACCGCCAGCAGGGCCGCGGCGGCCTGGGCATCAAGGTCGCCAACCTGCCCGAGGCGAACGGCGACCTGGTCGGCGCCCTGGTCACGGACCTGGACGACGAGGTGCTCGTCATCATGGAGCGCGGCAAGATCGTGCGCTCCGCGACGGCCGAGGTGAAGGCCACGGGGCGCACCACCCAGGGCGTCATCTTCGCCAAGCCCGACAACGGCGACAGGATCATCGCGGTTGCCCGCAACAGTGAGCGACACCTGGGCGACGATGCCGGTACCGTGGGCGAGAACGGTCAGAACACCGACGGAGCCGACGTCCCCGACACGTCGACCACCCCGACCGGAGCGGTGACCGACGACACCGGCCACCGAACCGCGGAGGACGCATGA
- the gyrB gene encoding DNA topoisomerase (ATP-hydrolyzing) subunit B, with product MADQSTSREPQDSDEGNAEVAAPAAGSSSSPAPGAYDASAITVLEGLEAVRKRPGMYIGSTGERGLHHLVYEVVDNSVDEALAGYCDTIEVTLLADGGVRVTDNGRGIPVAVHPTEGRPTVEVVMTILHAGGKFGGAGYAVSGGLHGVGISVVNALSRRVETRVKRDGFLWQQDFADGGKPVGELQKGAATDETGTSQTFWADPTIFETVEYDFETLRSRFQQYAFLNKGLKISLTDERPQHTGTEDEVAGTDATASSAARTITYKYDGGLVDYVKHLVAAKKVELVHPDVIDFEAEDPSRRIAVEIALQWTTAYSESVHTFANTISTTEGGTHEEGFRAAMTALINRYGRDKGILKDKDENLTGDDIREGLTAVISVKLGEPQFEGQTKTKLGNTEAKTYVQRVVHEQLGDWLDSHPSEAKDVIRKSMQAAAARLAARKAREATRRKGLLESHSMPGKLKDCQSNNPAECEVFIVEGDSAGGSAVRGRNPRTQAILPIRGKILNVERARLDRALGNQEVQALITAFGTGIGEDFDISKLRYHKIVLMADADVDGQHIRTLLLTLLFRYMPELITHGHVYMAQPPLYRIKWTNADHDYVYSDRERDAFVTEGRANGKRLPKENAIQRYKGLGEMDYTELWETTMAPEHRTLLQVTLDEAAAADEIFSVLMGEDVESRRAFIQRNAKDVRFLDI from the coding sequence GTGGCCGACCAGAGCACCTCTCGCGAACCGCAGGACTCGGACGAGGGGAACGCCGAGGTCGCCGCCCCGGCCGCAGGCTCGAGCAGCTCTCCCGCGCCGGGCGCGTACGACGCCAGCGCCATCACCGTCCTCGAGGGCCTCGAGGCCGTCCGCAAGCGTCCGGGCATGTACATCGGCTCGACCGGTGAGCGCGGCCTGCACCACCTCGTCTACGAGGTCGTCGACAACTCGGTCGACGAGGCGCTGGCCGGCTACTGCGACACGATCGAGGTCACGCTGCTCGCCGACGGCGGCGTCCGCGTGACGGACAACGGGCGCGGCATCCCCGTGGCGGTGCACCCGACCGAGGGGCGACCCACGGTCGAGGTCGTCATGACGATCCTGCACGCGGGCGGCAAGTTCGGCGGCGCCGGCTACGCGGTCTCGGGCGGCCTGCACGGCGTCGGCATCTCGGTCGTCAACGCGCTGTCGCGCCGGGTCGAGACGCGCGTCAAGCGGGACGGCTTCCTCTGGCAGCAGGACTTCGCTGACGGCGGCAAGCCGGTCGGCGAGCTGCAGAAGGGCGCGGCGACCGACGAGACGGGGACGTCGCAGACCTTCTGGGCCGACCCCACGATCTTCGAGACCGTCGAGTACGACTTCGAGACGCTGCGCTCGCGCTTCCAGCAGTACGCGTTCCTCAACAAGGGCCTGAAGATCTCGCTCACCGACGAGCGCCCGCAGCACACCGGGACCGAGGACGAGGTCGCCGGCACGGACGCGACGGCGAGCTCGGCCGCACGCACGATCACCTACAAGTACGACGGGGGCCTCGTCGACTACGTCAAGCACCTCGTGGCGGCCAAGAAGGTCGAGCTCGTGCACCCGGACGTGATCGACTTCGAGGCCGAGGACCCGTCCCGGCGCATCGCCGTCGAGATCGCGCTGCAGTGGACCACCGCGTACTCCGAGTCCGTGCACACCTTCGCCAACACGATCTCGACGACCGAGGGCGGCACGCACGAGGAGGGATTCCGTGCGGCGATGACGGCGCTCATCAACCGCTACGGGCGCGACAAGGGGATCCTCAAGGACAAGGACGAGAACCTCACGGGCGACGACATCCGTGAGGGGCTGACCGCGGTGATCTCGGTCAAGCTCGGCGAGCCGCAGTTCGAGGGCCAGACGAAGACGAAGCTGGGCAACACCGAGGCCAAGACGTACGTGCAGCGCGTGGTGCACGAGCAGCTCGGCGACTGGCTGGACTCGCACCCGTCCGAGGCCAAGGACGTCATCCGCAAGTCCATGCAGGCGGCCGCCGCGCGCCTGGCCGCCCGCAAGGCGCGCGAGGCCACCCGTCGCAAGGGCCTGCTCGAGTCGCACTCGATGCCGGGGAAGCTCAAGGACTGCCAGTCCAACAACCCGGCCGAGTGCGAGGTCTTCATCGTCGAGGGCGACTCGGCCGGCGGCTCGGCCGTGCGCGGGCGCAACCCGCGCACGCAGGCGATCCTGCCCATCCGCGGCAAGATCCTCAACGTCGAGCGTGCGCGGCTGGACCGCGCGCTCGGCAACCAGGAGGTCCAGGCGCTGATCACGGCCTTCGGGACGGGCATCGGCGAGGACTTCGACATCTCGAAGCTGCGTTACCACAAGATCGTGCTGATGGCCGACGCCGACGTCGACGGCCAGCACATCCGCACGCTGCTGCTCACGCTGCTGTTCCGGTACATGCCCGAGCTCATCACCCACGGCCACGTGTACATGGCGCAGCCGCCGCTGTACCGCATCAAGTGGACCAACGCGGACCACGACTACGTGTACTCGGACCGTGAGCGCGACGCGTTCGTCACCGAGGGCCGGGCCAACGGCAAGCGGCTCCCCAAGGAGAACGCGATCCAGCGGTACAAGGGTCTGGGCGAGATGGACTACACGGAGCTCTGGGAGACCACCATGGCCCCCGAGCACCGCACGCTGCTGCAGGTGACGCTCGACGAGGCCGCGGCCGCCGACGAGATCTTCTCGGTGCTCATGGGTGAGGACGTGGAGTCCCGCCGGGCGTTCATCCAGCGCAACGCCAAGGACGTGCGCTTCCTCGACATCTGA
- a CDS encoding DUF721 domain-containing protein produces MSSDGRPGRRGPDPQDEDPSGALIPRPPVVPDGVPVGELVDLTPPEQVARAALARAKAAARARGLYPGAAPRGRATPAVSSGARPGARDPQLLGATAQSLARDLGWEPGLVVGEVQHRWRELVGRDVAEHCEFVSLEQGLLTLRADSTTWAATVRMYSPTMLARFSEAFGEDTVLEVKVLGPSTPGFGRGPRRVQGRGPRDTWG; encoded by the coding sequence GTGTCCTCTGACGGCCGCCCGGGCCGGCGCGGGCCGGACCCGCAGGACGAGGACCCGTCGGGCGCGCTGATCCCCCGCCCGCCCGTGGTGCCCGACGGCGTGCCCGTGGGCGAGCTGGTCGACCTGACGCCGCCCGAGCAGGTCGCCCGTGCGGCCCTCGCACGGGCGAAGGCCGCCGCCCGCGCCCGCGGGCTGTACCCCGGGGCAGCACCCCGCGGCCGCGCGACGCCGGCGGTGTCCAGCGGTGCGCGACCCGGTGCCCGCGACCCGCAGCTGCTGGGGGCCACGGCGCAGTCCCTGGCCCGTGACCTGGGGTGGGAGCCGGGCCTGGTCGTCGGGGAGGTGCAGCACCGGTGGCGCGAGCTCGTGGGTCGCGACGTGGCCGAGCACTGCGAGTTCGTCTCCCTGGAGCAGGGGCTGCTGACGCTGCGCGCGGACTCCACGACCTGGGCCGCGACCGTCCGGATGTACAGCCCGACCATGCTCGCCCGGTTCTCCGAGGCGTTCGGCGAGGACACGGTGCTCGAGGTCAAGGTGCTCGGGCCGAGCACACCGGGGTTCGGTCGCGGCCCACGCCGGGTGCAGGGCCGGGGCCCGCGCGACACGTGGGGCTGA
- the recF gene encoding DNA replication/repair protein RecF — protein MHVAHLSLTDFRSYHQVELPLEPGITALVGPNGQGKTNLVEAVGYVATLGSHRVPSDAALVRHGASRAVVRAKVVREARSTLVEVEVTPGKANRARVNGGSPGRARDVLGILRTVLFAPEDLALVKGDPDGRRRFLDDLLVQLTPRIAGVIGDHDRVLRQRSALLKSAGAAVRGSRSGSDLRTLDVWDAKLAQVGAQLVVARRALVAALRPRATDAYRQVSSGQSELGLVYRTSLEAALDLDPGAAAEPAPAPLVEAQLLEAMGRLRSKEIERGVCLVGPHRDDLVLSLGELPAKGYASHGESWSVALALRLGSYGLLTHGVEETDAWSADWGPDGEPVLVLDDVFAELDTRRRTRLAELVSTAGQVLVTAAVPQDVPEPLAGARVDVMGGEVTRVL, from the coding sequence GTGCACGTCGCCCACCTCTCGCTCACCGACTTCCGGTCGTACCACCAGGTCGAGCTGCCGCTCGAGCCGGGGATCACCGCGCTGGTCGGCCCGAACGGGCAGGGCAAGACGAACCTCGTCGAGGCCGTCGGGTACGTCGCGACGCTGGGCAGCCACCGCGTGCCCAGCGACGCGGCGCTCGTGCGGCACGGCGCGAGCCGGGCGGTCGTGCGCGCGAAGGTCGTGCGCGAGGCGCGGAGCACGCTCGTCGAGGTGGAGGTGACCCCGGGCAAGGCCAACCGCGCGCGTGTCAACGGCGGCTCGCCAGGGCGCGCGCGCGACGTCCTCGGCATTCTGCGCACCGTGCTCTTCGCGCCCGAGGACCTCGCGCTCGTCAAGGGCGACCCGGACGGCCGCCGGCGGTTCCTCGACGACCTGCTGGTCCAGCTGACCCCGCGGATCGCCGGGGTGATCGGCGACCACGACCGGGTCCTGCGGCAGCGGTCCGCGCTGCTCAAGAGCGCCGGGGCCGCCGTCCGCGGCTCGCGCAGCGGGTCCGACCTGCGCACGCTCGACGTCTGGGACGCCAAGCTCGCGCAGGTCGGCGCCCAGCTCGTCGTCGCGCGTCGCGCGCTCGTCGCCGCGCTGCGACCCCGCGCGACGGACGCCTACCGCCAGGTCAGCTCGGGGCAGAGCGAGCTCGGGCTGGTCTACCGCACGTCGCTGGAGGCGGCCCTCGACCTCGACCCGGGGGCGGCCGCCGAGCCGGCGCCCGCCCCGCTCGTCGAGGCCCAGCTGCTCGAGGCGATGGGGCGGCTGCGCAGCAAGGAGATCGAGCGGGGCGTGTGCCTCGTGGGCCCGCACCGTGACGACCTCGTCCTGAGCCTGGGCGAGCTGCCCGCCAAGGGGTACGCGAGCCACGGCGAGTCCTGGTCGGTGGCGCTGGCGCTGCGCCTCGGCTCCTACGGGCTGCTCACGCACGGCGTCGAGGAGACCGACGCGTGGTCCGCCGACTGGGGCCCGGACGGCGAGCCGGTGCTCGTGCTGGACGACGTCTTCGCCGAGCTCGACACGCGCCGCCGCACCCGCCTCGCCGAGCTGGTCTCGACGGCCGGGCAGGTGCTGGTGACGGCCGCCGTGCCGCAGGACGTGCCCGAGCCCCTGGCCGGCGCACGCGTCGACGTCATGGGCGGCGAGGTCACCCGTGTCCTCTGA